ATGATGCCGCCTGGGACGACTTCAACCCCAAGAAGATGGCCGAAGACATCAAATCCGGCACCGCGCCGAAAGAGCCCGAACAGCGCGCGCAGGACAACAATGGCCCCGCCCGGCCCACCTTTAACTATGCCGAGGTATACGGCGAAACTACACAGCAGCCGGCGCAGCAGCCGCCCCAGCAACAACAAAAGCCGCAGCGTGGTGGGGAGGATTCCACCGGCGGCGGCTCTGAGTGGAGCGACGTTACCTAATACAATGCGCCCTTAGTTCACGCCTAGGTTGAGGCTCTTGCCCACGAGGGAATCGGAACGGATGGCGAGCTTATCAGCCACCGCCCTAATTTCCTTCGCGGCAGGGGAGTCGGGTGCCTCGAGCACGATGGGCGTGCCGGCATCGCTATTCGAGCGCAGGGCCGGATCCAGCGGCACGGAGGCCAGCAGCGGAACCTCGTGGCCCAGGATGACGCCGAGGCGGTCTGCGACGATCTGGCCGCCGCCTTCACCAAAGACGTCCATGGTGGAGCCATCCGGCATGACCATGGCGCTCATGTTCTCAATCACGCCGGCCACGCGTTGGCGCGTTTGTTGGGAGATGGATCCGGCGCGCTCGGCCACCTCGGCTGCGGCGGCCTGCGGCGTGGTGACGATGAGCAGCTCCGCATTCGGGATGAGCTGCGCAACGGACAGCGCCACATCGCCGGTACCCGGGGGCAGGTCGAGGAGGAGGACATCGAGATCGCCCCAGAAGACGTCCGCCAAGAACTGCTGCAGCGCGCGGTGGAGCATGGGCCCGCGCCAGACGACGGGCGCGTTACCCTCCACAAACTGCCCAATCGAGATGTGCTTAATGCCGTGAGAGATGGGCGGCAGCAGCATTTCATCATCAAGCACGGTGGGGCCATCGGTCGAGCCGAGCAGGCTGGGCACGGAGTGGCCGTAAATATCGGCATCGACAATGCCCACCTTCAGGCCCTTATCCGCCAGCGCTGCGGCCAGGTTGACGGTCATCGAGGACTTGCCGACGCCACCCTTACCCGACGCCACCGCAAAGACACGGGTCGTCGAATCCGGCTTGGCAAAAGGAATCTCGGGCTCGGCCTGGCCGCCGCGCAGCTTCTGCTTGAGCGCGCGGCGCTGCTCATCGCTCATCGCGTCCATGGTCACGGTAACCTTGCCAACGCCGTCGATATCCTCGACCGCGGCGCGGGTATTGGTCTCGATGGTGGACTTCATGGGGCAGCCTGCGATGGTCAGGTAAATACCAACGGTGACGTCGTTTCCTTCGATATCGACCGATTTCACCATATTCAGTTCGGTGATGGGGCGGCCGATTTCTGGATCCTGTACGTGGGAAAGAGCCTCGCGTACGGCTGATTCGGTAATAGAGCTAGACATAACTCTTGCCATCTTAGTCACGGCGCTACCTCAGGTAAACACGCCCGCGCGGTAGACTCAGCGAGAAGCCACTGCATTTAGTGAAGGAGAACGTCTAACACCATGCGCATGTTCGCCCGTCCTGCCCTTGCCTGTGCAGGCGCTGTACTCAGCGCCACGTTGCTGGCAGGGTGCGCTGACCACGTTGTTACCGAGCCCTCCGCAGAGGCTAGTGACCGCAAGTCCGTAGACATCGTGGTCGACCCAGATGACACCGACCAAGTGGTGCTGGGCGAGATTTACCGCCAAACGCTCGCGCGGGCAGGGCGCGAGGCCACCGTGCTCAAAGAGGACAAATACCAGTCTCACGGAGACAAAGGCCGCAGCCTCAATCCAGAAGGCAACTTCTATGTTGGCTGTACGGGCGATTTCCTCAGCTATCTCAACCCCAGCGAGGCGCGCGACATCTCGCAAGATTATAAGAAGGCCGAAGAAGACAGCCAGCCAGGCGGGGAAGACTTCCTCGCCCGCACTCATATTGCGTTGATGTCCTCTCTGCCCACGGATCTAGCCACCGTAGAGCCCTCCGGAGCCTACGGTTGCGAGGACGCGGAGCCGGAACTGCCCGAAAACTTCGTGGTGGTTTATCAGAAGGGGCTTTTCGACCGTGAGGAAGAAATCGCCTTTGCTTCCCTCACCAAGTTCATCACGCACAAAGACCTCTTCGACTTAGCCGAAGACGCCGAGGAAAAGGGCAGCGTGGAAAAGGCCGTCCGCGAATGGATGCAATCCTCAGGCGGCGACATCGTTGACAGCGAAGGCGATTCCGCGTCCACCGGCGGTTCGGGCCTGACGAGCTCCTAGCCCGCGCTTCAATCACGCCTCACCCCGGCGCGCCCCTTGGCACCTCCACCCGCCCTTCGCGCTCACCGGCAGCCGACCTTTAGCGTGCGATCGCCCTCCCCGTGAGCGGCAAGGGCGGGTGGCTTCGCGCCTAGCTGCCGTACTCTCCCTTGGCGCTCACGGGCGGTGCGTGCTGATGACCATTCCGCTTCGCCGGTGAGCGCGAGGGGAGAGTAGGTGGGGTGTGGTTGTGTCGGCCGCGCCTTTCCTGGGCTGCGATACCTGCACCGCGCCCTTCGCGCTCACCGGCAGCTGACCTTCAGCGTGCGATTGCCCTCCCCGTGAGCGGCAAGGGCGGGTGGCTTCGCGCCTAGCTGCCGTATTCTCCCTTGGCGCTTACGGGCGTTGCTCGCCGACGCCCCAACTCTTTCCCGGTGAGCGCGAGGGGCGGGTAGGTGGCTGGCGGGAGGTAAAGACGCATGAAAATGCCCCAGTGAGGAAATAACCTCACTGGGGCATTTAGCGCCGCAGCGCGCTAGGCGCCATTTCGGCGGTTACACGTGGTTAAACGTCGAAGGCCTCTTCGAGCAGGTTCTTTTGCTCAATCTGGTGCACCTTGGCGTTACCCGTAGCCGTAGAGGACTGGGCGCGGCGGGAGACGCGGACCATTTCCGGCATATCCGGAATGAGGTCGCGCAGGTGCTCGTTGTAGAACGGCCATG
The window above is part of the Corynebacterium accolens genome. Proteins encoded here:
- a CDS encoding Mrp/NBP35 family ATP-binding protein is translated as MSSSITESAVREALSHVQDPEIGRPITELNMVKSVDIEGNDVTVGIYLTIAGCPMKSTIETNTRAAVEDIDGVGKVTVTMDAMSDEQRRALKQKLRGGQAEPEIPFAKPDSTTRVFAVASGKGGVGKSSMTVNLAAALADKGLKVGIVDADIYGHSVPSLLGSTDGPTVLDDEMLLPPISHGIKHISIGQFVEGNAPVVWRGPMLHRALQQFLADVFWGDLDVLLLDLPPGTGDVALSVAQLIPNAELLIVTTPQAAAAEVAERAGSISQQTRQRVAGVIENMSAMVMPDGSTMDVFGEGGGQIVADRLGVILGHEVPLLASVPLDPALRSNSDAGTPIVLEAPDSPAAKEIRAVADKLAIRSDSLVGKSLNLGVN